The Candidatus Babeliales bacterium region TTTCAGCTAGTCAAACTATGCCTGAATGGAGAGAGCATCGCGGCTTTTTAGGTGGAGTTTTAAACACTGGAGAAGCGATTGTTGAAGCTCCTGCAGAGATAGTCAGCCCTTCTTACAGAGAAGATGCAAAAATTAGAAGTGATGAGCGACGATATAGGAGAGATGACCGACGATATTGGAATAGTTACGATAGGAATGGTTATGATCAAAATGGTCGTTATAACAGCCGATATGATCAACGCAAAAATAGATCATACTACCGCGACTAGCGAATTAATTAAAAATGGAGGATAAAAATGAAAAAAATATTATTAGCACTTGCACTTATTTCAGCTAGCCAAACCATACCCTTTAGTATCGGTATAGGTGGCGGACCTTATTATGGTGGTTACTATGGTGGACCTTATGGTGGCTATGGTTACGGTCCTGGTTATTGGGGTCCTGGTTATGGTTATGGTGGTGTAGCTTTTGCACCAAGACCAAAATCTGATGCTGAAGTTGCAGCTGACGAAAGAGTTCGTCAAGCACGAGAAGAGACGCGAGATAAAGAAAACCAAAGAAAAGAAATTAGTAAACAAATCAAACGCTTGGACAAAGATATACGATTATCTCGAAGAAATGGAGATATCGAAACTGTAAAAATGCTTGAAAAACAACAAGCAGATTTACGTAAAGAATTAGCAAATGTTTAACCCGGCTTCGTTAATAAACTACGCCGAGGTAATAAAATGACCAAAATAGAAATAAATAAATAAAATAAAAAGGAACAAGTATATGAAAAAGTCTATTAAAAGAACAAAAAAATCAGTTGCAAGTAAAAAAACCGTTACACGTAGAAAAACTGCTGCACCTCGTAAAAAAAGTGCTGCTTCAAAGAAATCTGGTTCATTTATGTCAGGTCTAAAGAAAATGTTTTTTCCAACACTCTTGGCAATGATTAGTGTATCTTCTATGAATGCTGATTGTGGTGGTTGCAAAGCAAAACCAATAAACAAACCAGTACGTGTAGAAAAAGTAAGATCAAATTGTGGTGGTTGTTCAGCAAGACCTGTAAAAATAAAAGCAAAATGCGGTCGCGTTGGTTGTACAGCAAAACCCGTACATGTAAATCAACAAGTACAAACTAAAAAAGAAATGAAACAAGATTTGCATGAAATGAAAAAAGCAAAAGTAGAACATACAAATAAGCTTGCAACGCTTAAAAAGCAAGGAAAAGTAAATTCTCCAGAAGCTGCAAATCATAGATCGATAATTCAAACACTTGAATTGGACATTTCAGATCTTAAAGATAAAATTGAAAGCTTAGCTTAGTTTCACCCCTTCAATTACATTAAAGAGATCTGTTTTTACAGATCTCTTTTTTTGCCTAAAATAGTCACAATCAAACATCCATCGAGGCGTAAAGAAACAATGCACTTTTTACCACGAGGCCGCTCAAAAAGCATCAACAACTCATCTTGCCCGTCAAAGATAGATGTCAAATTCCATCCGAGCAATTCCATGTTGCAGCTGTATAGTTTTTTAATGTCTTCAAGCTGAACTACTTCTTTTTTTCTTGCTTTATACTCAATGCGTACGTTGTCAGAATTGCCTTCATCCTTTTCAACTTCTTTTACCTTAAAGCCAACTGGGCCGTCAGGTATATCGCAAAGGCGAGCAATTGACTCTTGCAACGCAAAACTATCTTGCCTTGATACAACTTTTGTTTTTTTATGCTGGCAGCCTGTGACTACAAGCAGCACCATGCAAGAAAAAACTATAAAGAAAGATAATGATTTATTCATGGTTTTAAACATAAGTGATACACCGTAACAGGAGGTACATTGCGATAAATCATAGCCTGTTCAACTAAGTATTTATTGCGAACGATTGATAAAAAATTTTGAACAGCCCTAAAATTTCGCTTACGCTCACTACCATAAAAATACTGAACAGCTTGGCGAACGATTGGGTATTCTACATACGAAAACATACAGCCAGGTCCAGCAACTTGCTCAAAATATGCTATTGCTTCTTGTGTAAAGTCTATACCCAGCGAGTTAAAAGGTAATGTAGAAATAATGCCATCGTACAGTACTTCAGGCTTCCAATCCAAAATCGAACACCAGTGAACAGAAACATTTGGATATTGCTGTAAACGTTGTTTCAAGATTTCACACATGTGCCCATCAATCTCAATAACATCTAAATGATCTTGTGGTCGAAGATTGCGAGCAATGCAAACACTAATGGCTCCACATCCGCCTCCAGCTTCTAGATATCTTTTACCTGCTTGCCCTTTGGACACGTATCTGGATAATTCAATACCAGCCAACTGTGATATTGGCGCAATTTCACCAACTTGTGCTGGATTTTTTAGATAACGAGAAAAAATGGTTACAACTTCTAAAAAACTGGTTGACCGCAGATCCTGCGAAAAACTGATCAAAAAAATAGCTGCTAAATGTAACTTTGTTAAAAACTTCACTTTACATCCTCAAATCTTAATTTTTTATAAAAATAGTGGGCTGTTGTTCACAGCCCACTAAAATTTTGCTTTTCAAAAATCTTATGCTTGACGCATTTGAAAGATATTTACGCAGCTACAGAAGCTTGCTCTACAGGAGCTACAGCTACTTTTTTTACTTTTTTTACAATTTTTTCTTTAATTGCAGCAGCTTTACCTACTTTGTGACGCACATAGTACAATTTCGCACGACGTACTTTTGCTTTTGATACCAATTTGATTGAATCAATAATTGGAGAATACATTGGATAAATTTTTTCAACCGCAATACCGTCAGCAGCCATTTTACGAACCGTAAATGTTGATGAACCTGCATTGTTGTTTCTTGCTATAACGTTACCTTGGAAAGCTTGGATTCTTTTTGTAGTACCTTCAAGTACCCATTGAGAAACTTCAATCACGTCGCCAATACCAAATGCTGGAAATCCTGTTTCTTTAACAGCGAGTTCTTGAATCGTTTCTTTGTTTATTTTTTTAGATTTCATGATGTTTTTTAACCCTTATCAATCATTTCATTGCTTATGGTAAAGAGTACCTTAAATTAAGCAGAATGACAAATTTACACGATATTTTTTACCCAACAATTTTTATCCATTTTTATTTTTGTAGCGCAAACCCTAGCCATTTATCAAAAATAATCGCTGCAGCAGAGCGAACTGACAAATGATTGAATTTGCTAAAGCCCTGAATTGGCTGCAATATGAAATCGCATTGTTTCATCAATTCTTCAGCCATTCCATGCCCCGTGCCCAGTAAAATCAATACGGGACGGTCATTACTCCATACCTTTTCTTGGTCGTGATACGAAATCATTCTAGGATCACCTGGTGCAAATTTTGCAGAAGTTCCTAAAATAATTGGCTTTTTGCCTTCTTTTTTCTCAATGGCAGCAATAACATCAGCAAGACCGTTTGCCATAATCACTCGGTTCATAGCTTCATGTCGATCACTGTTGTACTCACCACCAACTTCTTTTTCTTGCCAAAAATCTAAAAGATCTTGAATCATCTTTTTTTGATCTACCAGGGGCGACACAAGGAAATAATTTTTTAAATTATAGGTAGCGCTTGATCTGGCAATGTCATGCACATCAATTGACGTAATGGATGTCGTTCCAATTCGTCCATCTTTTAGCACAATGCCTGTATGCATTAAAGCAACATAGTGAGAAGGAATATAGCGCGACGCTAACTCTCTTTCTGCCGGCGTAAGCAGACAAGATCTCATCCAATCAAAATGTTTTTTTACCGTCAATTCTACTGATTTTTCTTGACGCCACTTTGCAATGGCGCCGTGGTTACCCGATCGTAAAACTTCTGGAACCACTCTGCCCTTCCACTCAACCGGTTTAGTATATTCCGGATGATCAACAAACGCTCCAGAAAAAGAATCTAACGTTACCGATTCTTCTTTTCCTACAACGCCTGGCATATACCGCAACAAACATTCAAGCAAAAGCATCGCAGGAATATCTCCACCCATCACAACAAAATCACCAACGGAAATAATTTCGTCAGCGTACTGCTCTTCAACGCGTGCATCAATTCCTTCGTACCGACTTGCAAATAGCATCACATGCTGCTGCGATGCTATCTTTTGCCATAATTTTTGTGCGCTATGTTGAGTTAATTTAGAACCCTGCGGAGATAAAAAAATCTTAAAAGATTTTCCAAATTGTTTTTCAGCTTCATCAATTCCATGTTCAATCACATCAGGCCGAATCAACATTCCTGAGCTATGCCCAAACGTAGGAGCATCAATTCGTTCTTTCGGTTGTACGTAGTCGAACATATTGTGCAAAGAAAAAGAAACAAGTTTTTTTTCTTGTGCTCGTTTGAGTAAGCTTGTTTGTAAAAATGACTGATATAATTCAGGGAACAACGTCAAAATGGAAACATTCATACAACAATTTTACGCAGTAAGGATTTTAAATAACTAAAGTCTACTTAGCAGCTGGTTTTGATTTTTTGATCACAGGAGCTTTTTCAGTTGCTTCTGTTTTCGCAGCTGGTTTTTTAGCTACAGCTTTTGCCACTTTAGGAGCAACTTCTGTTTTTTCCTGATCTACAGGGTTTTGTTTGCTTTTGATTTTCATCAAACGCACAACAGCATCAGTGATTTCTGCACCGACTGAAACCCAGTACGCTATGCGGTCATCATGAAACTGAACAAGTTGTTTAGTTTTAGGATCGTAAGTACCTAGGTTTTCCAGGAACATACCATCTCGTTTTCTGCGAGAATCAATTGCAACAATACGATAGATTGGTGCATGTTTTTTGCCAATACGGGCAAAACGAATTTTCACTGCCATTCGGCAATCCTTTTAGATAGAGTTAAACAATTACACATTTATAAAAATAATTTTACTTAAAAAAACGATTCTTCTTTAGCAGCTTAACAAATTGTTTACTTTGTTCAAACCTTTGCATTAAAAGATTTACGCTAGAAATGTCAACGCCTGCTCCACTTGCGATTCTTTTCTTATGAGAACCATCGATGATTTCAGGCTTTAATCGTTCTTTTGGAGTCATCGAGCTCAAAATAGCTCGGAATTTTTTAAGTTCTTTATCACTTTTTTCAGCGTCTTCTGCTGATACTTTCATTGAGGCCATACCTGGCATAAATTTCATAATCGACGAAACTGATCCCAATTTCGACATCATATTTAACTGTTGAGCAAAATCATTGAGCGTGATACTGCCGGACATGATCGATTTCGCAATGTTTTCTTGCTCAGATTGTTTAATTTTATCCTGAGCCTGTTCCATCAATGTCAGCACATCTCCCATCCCTAGCATGCGCTTTGCCACGCGTTCAGGACGAAAGATCTCTAAGTTTTCTACTTTTTCCCCAACGCCCATAAAATAAATAGGCTTTTTCAATTCATATCTAAATGAAAAAGCAGCTCCACCGCGAGCATCACTATCCATTTTTGAAAGTATCGCTCCGTCAAATCCAACAGTTTTTTCAAAAGATTTAGCAACGTTAAGTGACTCTTGCCCTGTCATAGCGTCAAGCACCATAAAGCTATACTTTGGTTGCATAATTTTTTTGATTGTTTGTAGCTCCTGCATCATCGATTCATCAATGTGCAAACGACCAGCTGTATCAAAAAATAAATATTCATATCCATGCTGTTTATAATAATTCAAAATATCTCGAGCTGCCAGCACCGGGTCCGTCTGTGGCGATCTATAAAAATCAACACTGACCTGCCCTGCCAGCACCTGTAATTGTTCCAGCGCTGCCGGTCTATAAAAGTCTACTGACGCAAAAAGAATTTTTCTTATTTTGCCGTGCTTTTCTGCTTGTTTTTTTATGAAGTAGGCTAACTTTCCAATCGATGTAGTTTTACCAGAACCTTGCAGCCCCATAACCATAATCACCGATGGAATTTGAAAATTGAAACCTTCGGCAAGATACTGACCACCTAAAAAAGAAAGCATCCGATCGTACACAATTTTAACAAATTGCTCAGATGGATTCATCGATGCAACCACCTTTTGGCCAACGACTTCACGCTGCACACCATCTACAAAAGTCTGCACAGATTCGTAGGCAACGTCCGATTCAAGCAAGCTGTCTTTAATTTGTCCAAGGACCTGCTGCAAATTTTGTTCGGTTAATTTACTTTTGCCCGTTAGCGAGGCAAATATTCCAGAAAACTTTTTTGTTAAAAAATCAAACATAGATTCTTTCCATAGGATCACGGCTTTAATTATCAATTTAACTGTTAGTATAACAAAAATCGCCCCCTCTTGCTATAAAATAACTACACTCAACAGCACTTTTCTAGTACACTGTTATTACGACCTCCACTTTAAAAGTAAGAAAGTTATTAATCTTATGGCAAAAAACGAACTGATATCAACAACGTTTTATAAAAAAACGTTGCTTGTTGGAGTACAGTCTCCAAATAACAAAACAGATGATATTGAAGCTTACTATGAAGAATTTCTCAATTTAGCTAAAACATACGGCATTGTTGACTACGTACTGCTCAAAATAAAATTACGAACCATTGAATCTGGTCATTATTTCACCAAAGGAAAACTGAGTGAAATCAAAACTATTTTCGATGAAGGCAATTTTGAAGAAATCATTGTCTCAGACACTCTGTCTGGTCAACAAGAGCGTAATCTACATGAAGTTTTCGACTGTCCTTTAATGGATAGAACTCGCTTGATTTTAGCGATTTTTGAAAAATCTGCTGTCACGGCTGAAGGTAAAATTCAAGTAGAAATTGCTAAGCTTCAATTTGCAAAAACACGCGTTACTGGACACGGAGTGCACCTTGATCAACAGGCCGGAACAGTCGGTATTCGCAGTGGACCTGGTGAAACGGTTAAAGAAGCAACAATTCGCTATCTAAGCCGTACTATCCTGACGCTTAAAGGACATTTAGAAAAAATCGAAAAAGCACGTGGCGCTCAGCGCAAACAGCGACTTACGCAAAAAGTACCTCTCATTTGCCTTGTTGGATATACCAACGCTGGTAAATCAACCATTTTAAATGTGTTGACTCATAGTGATGTGCTTGCAAAAGATCAATTGTTTGCAACGCTTGACACCACGACTCGTCAGCTTTTTATAGGTACTAGAAAAGTTGGTTTACTTTCTGACACCGTCGGATTTATCCAGCAGCTTCCTCATCAATTGATCGAGTCATTTAAATCAACGCTTGCAGAGCTTTCATACGCATCGCTTCTACTTGTAGTCACCGACATTGCTGACAACAACTGGAAAAATCACATTGATGTTGTTTTAAAAACACTTGAAGAAATCAATGTGAAAAAGCAGATTTTATTTGTATTTAATAAAGCTGATAAAATCACTAAAAAAGAACTGCAAAAACGCTTAGAAGAATTTGGCGATCAGCCGCATGTTGCAATCAGCTGCATTAAACCTGATGGCACAGCTCCACTGAAAAGATATTTAGCATCATGGAAGCCGGAACAAGATAAGGCAAAATCAAAACAGGATAAAACAAAATAATGAACGAGCACGAAAAACATAAGGCAGGTTTAAACCTAGATCCTTCCGACTTCGCCCAGGCTTCGACGGACACGCAGGCTATGTATGACGAAAATGACAATGATGAGTCTTTATCATCTCAGTCGCAATCAGAATTAAGAACATTGTTCAGCAATAATGATAATGCTGATACATACGCACAAACAATTCTTAATGATGTTCATCGTAGTCCTGAGGCAAAAGCTGCTTTTAATAATTTCGTGCAAGGTAGTTTAAATCAAGAGCAAAAATCAGCCGTCACGCCAAAAGACGGCTCATTTTTGGTAATCGCTGGAGCTGGATCAGGTAAAACACGTGTGATCACAGCACGTATCACAAACTTAATTTTAAATCATGGTGTTGAGCCTTCATCAATTATTGCTCTGACATTTACCAACAAAGCTGCTCAAGAAATGCAGCATCGTATTGAGCAATTTTTGCCAAACTTACGCACGAAACCAACAATTGCGACCTTTCATGCGTACTGTTTAAAACTACTCAAAAAAAATGCTGCCTTACTTCAAGCTCAACCATTTTCTGTCATCGATTCTGCAGATGGACAAAAACTGTTGCAATCAATCATAAAAGATCGTGGACTGGATAAATTATTTAATCCAAAACAACTGCTTCCTCTTTTTTCTTCATACAAAATGGCTGACACACTTCACCAGGAATTACCAGTCTGGAATATGCATCACGCTCAGCAGTTCATGGAACTGTACAATGCGTACGAACAACAAAAAAAATTAAGCAGTTATTTAGATTTTGATGATCTTTTGTATAAAACATTTCATCTTTTTGAAAGCAATCCACAATTTAAACAAGCACACATACAACGTCATCGTCATATCTTAGTTGATGAGTATCAAGATACAAACTTGATTCAGCATGAACTTTTAAAGCAAATGACTCTACAAAACAATCAAATCGTTGTTGATTCGATATGTGCTGTGGGAGATGAAGATCAATCAATTTATTCATGGCGCGGTGCAACAGTTAAAAACATTTTAGAGTTCAATCAAGAATTTAAAAATACTCAAACAGTTAAACTTGAACAAAATTATCGATCGACCCAGCAAATTTTAAATATTGCAAACAGCATTATTAAAAACAACGTTGATAGAAATCACAAACAATTATGGTCTGCAAGCACAGAGCAGCACCAACCGCTACTGCTTGAATGTCTTTCTGATTTACAAGAAGCATATTCCATTGCTCACTTGATTAATTTGATTGCAAAAAAAGAAAAGAAATCGTCGATTGCCATTTTATATCGAACGCATTATCAATCGCGTATCATCGAAGAAGCTTTGATCAAAGAATCAATTGCCTACAAAATCATTGGCGGCATTCAATTCTATGAACGAAAAGAAATTAAAGATTTGCTCGCATATTTGCGACTTTTAAAAAATCCTTTTGATCGAATTTCATTCTTCAGAGCTATTAACTGCCCTCTTCGAGGCCTTGGTGAAAAGTTTGAAGAAACATTTTTACAAACTTGGAATGAAAATCCATTTTCAACATTTCAAGAAGTTGCATCCATTGTGATCAATTGCGGACTTATTCCCATGAAGCAAATAGCATCAG contains the following coding sequences:
- the hflX gene encoding GTPase HflX, coding for MAKNELISTTFYKKTLLVGVQSPNNKTDDIEAYYEEFLNLAKTYGIVDYVLLKIKLRTIESGHYFTKGKLSEIKTIFDEGNFEEIIVSDTLSGQQERNLHEVFDCPLMDRTRLILAIFEKSAVTAEGKIQVEIAKLQFAKTRVTGHGVHLDQQAGTVGIRSGPGETVKEATIRYLSRTILTLKGHLEKIEKARGAQRKQRLTQKVPLICLVGYTNAGKSTILNVLTHSDVLAKDQLFATLDTTTRQLFIGTRKVGLLSDTVGFIQQLPHQLIESFKSTLAELSYASLLLVVTDIADNNWKNHIDVVLKTLEEINVKKQILFVFNKADKITKKELQKRLEEFGDQPHVAISCIKPDGTAPLKRYLASWKPEQDKAKSKQDKTK
- the rpsP gene encoding 30S ribosomal protein S16, translating into MAVKIRFARIGKKHAPIYRIVAIDSRRKRDGMFLENLGTYDPKTKQLVQFHDDRIAYWVSVGAEITDAVVRLMKIKSKQNPVDQEKTEVAPKVAKAVAKKPAAKTEATEKAPVIKKSKPAAK
- the ffh gene encoding signal recognition particle protein, producing the protein MFDFLTKKFSGIFASLTGKSKLTEQNLQQVLGQIKDSLLESDVAYESVQTFVDGVQREVVGQKVVASMNPSEQFVKIVYDRMLSFLGGQYLAEGFNFQIPSVIMVMGLQGSGKTTSIGKLAYFIKKQAEKHGKIRKILFASVDFYRPAALEQLQVLAGQVSVDFYRSPQTDPVLAARDILNYYKQHGYEYLFFDTAGRLHIDESMMQELQTIKKIMQPKYSFMVLDAMTGQESLNVAKSFEKTVGFDGAILSKMDSDARGGAAFSFRYELKKPIYFMGVGEKVENLEIFRPERVAKRMLGMGDVLTLMEQAQDKIKQSEQENIAKSIMSGSITLNDFAQQLNMMSKLGSVSSIMKFMPGMASMKVSAEDAEKSDKELKKFRAILSSMTPKERLKPEIIDGSHKKRIASGAGVDISSVNLLMQRFEQSKQFVKLLKKNRFFK
- the trmD gene encoding tRNA (guanosine(37)-N1)-methyltransferase TrmD codes for the protein MNVSILTLFPELYQSFLQTSLLKRAQEKKLVSFSLHNMFDYVQPKERIDAPTFGHSSGMLIRPDVIEHGIDEAEKQFGKSFKIFLSPQGSKLTQHSAQKLWQKIASQQHVMLFASRYEGIDARVEEQYADEIISVGDFVVMGGDIPAMLLLECLLRYMPGVVGKEESVTLDSFSGAFVDHPEYTKPVEWKGRVVPEVLRSGNHGAIAKWRQEKSVELTVKKHFDWMRSCLLTPAERELASRYIPSHYVALMHTGIVLKDGRIGTTSITSIDVHDIARSSATYNLKNYFLVSPLVDQKKMIQDLLDFWQEKEVGGEYNSDRHEAMNRVIMANGLADVIAAIEKKEGKKPIILGTSAKFAPGDPRMISYHDQEKVWSNDRPVLILLGTGHGMAEELMKQCDFILQPIQGFSKFNHLSVRSAAAIIFDKWLGFALQK
- a CDS encoding rRNA adenine N-6-methyltransferase family protein, translating into MKFLTKLHLAAIFLISFSQDLRSTSFLEVVTIFSRYLKNPAQVGEIAPISQLAGIELSRYVSKGQAGKRYLEAGGGCGAISVCIARNLRPQDHLDVIEIDGHMCEILKQRLQQYPNVSVHWCSILDWKPEVLYDGIISTLPFNSLGIDFTQEAIAYFEQVAGPGCMFSYVEYPIVRQAVQYFYGSERKRNFRAVQNFLSIVRNKYLVEQAMIYRNVPPVTVYHLCLKP
- a CDS encoding UvrD-helicase domain-containing protein — translated: MNEHEKHKAGLNLDPSDFAQASTDTQAMYDENDNDESLSSQSQSELRTLFSNNDNADTYAQTILNDVHRSPEAKAAFNNFVQGSLNQEQKSAVTPKDGSFLVIAGAGSGKTRVITARITNLILNHGVEPSSIIALTFTNKAAQEMQHRIEQFLPNLRTKPTIATFHAYCLKLLKKNAALLQAQPFSVIDSADGQKLLQSIIKDRGLDKLFNPKQLLPLFSSYKMADTLHQELPVWNMHHAQQFMELYNAYEQQKKLSSYLDFDDLLYKTFHLFESNPQFKQAHIQRHRHILVDEYQDTNLIQHELLKQMTLQNNQIVVDSICAVGDEDQSIYSWRGATVKNILEFNQEFKNTQTVKLEQNYRSTQQILNIANSIIKNNVDRNHKQLWSASTEQHQPLLLECLSDLQEAYSIAHLINLIAKKEKKSSIAILYRTHYQSRIIEEALIKESIAYKIIGGIQFYERKEIKDLLAYLRLLKNPFDRISFFRAINCPLRGLGEKFEETFLQTWNENPFSTFQEVASIVINCGLIPMKQIASVQSFVKLFKAESFAKSEVENSSSSSHDVTTMNVTSTLEHFIKQTQYISYLQESFDKAEAEVKRENVAEFLRAAEYFDEHTAAGLLQFLDDISLMQEQIKKDDSSVDRVSMMTLHSAKGLEFPTVILVGLEEGILPSNQSIGQENVQEERRLFYVGITRACQKLLITHSKFRNVYGKMDQQRPSRFLSEIPQHLMIQQEAAHWSRSSFSTFFEDWIGNRKAPKDQPVYQPRTPQTTTAASVVNNNTATQTPSAKQLHIRRLQAVKHATFGLGIAHHVEQKGDKTFVTVHFTHHGTKKIDGSFLQII
- the rplS gene encoding 50S ribosomal protein L19, which gives rise to MKSKKINKETIQELAVKETGFPAFGIGDVIEVSQWVLEGTTKRIQAFQGNVIARNNNAGSSTFTVRKMAADGIAVEKIYPMYSPIIDSIKLVSKAKVRRAKLYYVRHKVGKAAAIKEKIVKKVKKVAVAPVEQASVAA